acaaacgtcattcctggaacctgaagtgtcaaatgaagagataaagaactcagccaaacactgaatggaataagaaactgacagaggattgagagcgaggagagatatgtGCCGGGGTTCATTGTCAGCTAACCCAGCACAGATTTGCCACcgtggactcctgttggagattggctgacaaggaacacaggaaagcGGCTTCacgagctcccaacaggagacagagcacccagtaacctgCAACACGTGctttcccacccacccccacctccccccgtcccccccccccccgccgctgCTCTACCTaatagagaggaaggcaaggcaataccaagtaataatagactagatcaaacctagaaagataagggtaaatttcagggtaaccacaaagaaagttaacaaacctactcatcaaaataaagaagaaaaacataaagtctcaataaaaacaaaatctacaaaaacaaaagaaatcaacaaataaaagGAACTCAACACACGattgtaagaggaacaaagaaaacatcagcaccacaaaaaaaagcactacaaaatgacagcaataaactcacacgtatcaataattaccctgaaaataaatggactgaatgcacccataaagagacacagagtgacagaatggataaaaaaaaaaacagggtccatcaatatgctgtctacaagagacataccttagaaacaaagcgtaaagttattaaaaatcaaaggatggaaaaaaaaataggcaaataacattcttttccaacgcacatggaacattctcagagtagactacatcttaggccacagagcaaccctcaacaaaatccaaaacactgagataatacaaagtatcttctcagaccacaatgccatcaaagtagaaattaacaacaggaagagtaaggaaaaaaatcaactacatggaaactgaataacaccctgcttaaaaacccctaggttatagaagaaatcagagatggaataaaaaaaaattcttagagtcaaatgagaatgaaaatgcatcataacaaaacctatgggacatagcaaagacagtcctcagaggtcaatttatagcaatagatgcacacatcaataaagaagaaaggaacaaaatcaaaacatcaactacacaacttgaacaaatagagaacagcaaaacaagcccatagccaccagaagaaaggaaataataaagatcagagcagttctcaatcttttccttgtgttttcttTCATGGGCTTTATACTTAGTCTTTTCAgtgatttataaaattttaaaaaattatctgcaAATAGTATTGATACAGTATAATGTGAAACTTAAAttatttcccaaatattttttccccaagACCTTTACCAAATAATCAACCCCCCTTCCCAACTGATTTGAGATTCTTCCTTTACCATAATAGCTTTAAATTCTATTCATGTTTATTGAATTTTCTGACCATAATGTTTCAATTattacagttttattttaaaattggtataaaaaaaaaagcctctcctaacttaaaaaaaaaaatgtttactattttcatttattcattcttcctgagaaactttaaaattattttatcaaatTCAAAAAAATCATCTCATTGAGAATGGATTGGATTGAAACTAAATAATTGGAGAAAATCCTGACATGTTAAAAGTATTTAGGTTTTCTCTTACAGGGGCAGGGCTCTGCCTTGGTACCCTTTCTGGCATTTAGACCcagccggaaaaaaaaaaaaaaaattttttttttttttttgtggtcatgCCTAGTCCAAGCACACCTGTCAGTGGGATCATGATAGTTCAGAAAGTCATGTGTACTCTACTACTTACCTACTTGTAAGTGTtcctaataaaatttattttccactaaaacacgcatacacacacacatttaggtTCCTTTCTCCCAAATCTTCAAATATTGTGAATTGAACAATTTTAACTATAAAAGTCCTATCAACTATGAAGGCTGGAAAAACAATAAGCCCCACATGGTAAATTTTTAAATTCAACAAATCACTGTTTAATACTTGACAATATTATACAGGACTTAGAACTCTGCAGAACATATGATAAAAGTGACTACAAGAACTTTACCTGCTGGAATCTTTTGAGATGGAGAATTAGGATAGCTGGAACAGCAGAAATGAGCAATTGTTTCCTGGCATTAGTATAAACCccttctgctttcttttctgCATAAAACACAGTAAGTTTATTTGTAAAGTTCCATTTTTATATATCATCTACCATAcaatatagtaaatatttatatagAAATATCATACCACATTTTGAAAAGGCTTAAAAAAGAAATTGGACTTCTAGTTATAGGGTGCCCCTGCTCCTTTCTGAAAATCCACTAAAATGgcaataaaggttttttttttaaaaaaaggaacacaGTTACAAGACAAAGAATAGGAGAGGTGACACTTGCAACAAAATTTTGGAAGCTGGGAAACAGATGGACTAGTAGTAACTTATGTCAATATACTTCAGCCAACCATTACCAGCAACACATCTATAGTTAAACAAGTTGGGTTAATGACTCACTGCAGTGAGGGGAGAACACACGCCATTGGGAATCATGGGGTGTCTTAGTAAGAGGCTGTTAGAAAGGACTTACCTAGGATTTGAATGAGGCCAATTGTGTATTTACCTTGGATTAATATAAGCTggcatttcttccttctcctatCTAGacatttctttaattaaaaattcaACCTGATACCatggagctgactctgactcacggagaccttacgtgttacagagtagaactgagctccatagggctttcttggctgtaatctttacagaagcagatcatcagtgctgctgggtaggtctgaactgccaaccgttcgatagtagccaagtgcaaaccatttgtgccacccagaaatcTATTTCTTTAATTACTAGTCAGTAAAGATCAAAGTATTCTCTCCACTTAATCAAGGCTAGAGATACACTGGAAGTTTCTTACTTGCCAATTATCCCTTTTCccacttttctctgttcatctaaACATAGCTATTATACTGTTAGTTTCATATCATACAATTATTTGAAATGTTCAAATTTAAACTTTATGTTATGAATTTACAATCGACTGATGGGATTTATGGAGCACATTAATCTCACCAGTGATACAATGATAAATTTTAGGGTTATTACTTCTGGATAGATTTCAGACAGCTAGTCCTCTGAAGTAAGATTACATGGATTTACATCTTCAAGGCAGAAAAGGATACTTCCTACTCTTCAATTTATTTCAACAAAAACCTTCTGTAGTGCTGAGACACACTATGCATAAAACAATCCCCAATCCCAGGAGTCTCGGCCTAGAGATAAGGTTCTGAGATTCCCTTATTTTGGGATCTGTAACCCTTTAGTTACTTTCAGATAatctattaataataaaatagtaataataagctAAATATTTACCTGCAGAACTGGTTTccttttggtatttttgtttcttttcagtaCAATTCTCACATAGAAGTTTGTTATTCCCCATTAGTAATTCCATAGATGTAAACTGGTAGAGACAGGACTGAATCGAACATTCTTTAGAAGTAGTTACATAGCTCTGAGAGAGGGTCTGAAAAGCATTTTGGGGGCTGTGAGATATCATATGCTTCTCTGAAAAACACAAATTATGTGGGAtatttagtggctgattttctttGTCAAGATCTCTATCTCCAGATACAGTGTTGCTCAAACGAAGTTCAGAAATAGCATCAGCCATTCCCTCATGACCACTGTCAGTCTCCTTGGTGTATGGCAATTCACTTGCTGATAGGTGGTGAGTGGGTCCATCTCTGTGCACACAGGACACGTTACCAGGTCTAAACAACACAGTCTGCTTTGAAGCACCTTCAGATTCTGAGGCCTCACTGTCAGCATCAACACTACTTTCAGAATGGCTGGCTTCTTTTTCACTGCCATCAGTAGGGCTTTCATTCAGAGTTGACTCAGTATTCGTGATGCTTGCTAAAGACACTGAAGAATCCCCATTCATTccaaggttttcattttttggATACATGACAACATTTTTCTCTTCTCCAGATGACAATTTTCTTATATGTTTTCTGTCATGAAGTACTTGGTTCTGTAAGTTTACAGTGTTTTTAGAGAAAAGAATCTTGTGACCTTactgaaaataaattcaaataagtCTCATTTAGACTTCTCACTATTATTAAATACTATCTCTAGTACCCCTGAAATCCATCTTCTAAATCTACATAGACTATATGATCAATAATTCTAATTTAAAAGTAAACCTCTACACAAGAAACTAACAACAGTGGTTACTTACTTGCAGGGAAGGAAACAGGGCTTTGTGAAACCTGGCTATGAGGGAGCCTATTCAACTGTAAACCTGTCTATATTTGTTGATTTTTGAACACTGAAAATGTACTATCTATTTTTACAACAAGTTAAAGAGTAACAAAAGTAAATTATGAGCTGCATTATGACACATGATTGCTAGAGATCtggaagaaaacattttatttctatCAAGTCTTTAATTTGTctattgactgctgctttctgACTAGACTAAGGAGTGTCAACCTGTTTCTTGTGATAGAAAGATACAaggacacacagataaaacagcctAAATTTGGTAATAATTATTAACTGATTTAACCAAAAATTTTAAGCtacttgaaatatttcaaaggtTCCGCAAGGGTGAAATCTTTTTTGcgtctttttcttttcctatggCTTATCTTAAGGGTCAGGACAAAACAAAGGCAAGGCACCATGAATTACATCTAGACTGGGTATTCACTTTCAGTtatttggggggtggggaagaggaatgaattataaaaaagtatctgtgcctcaatttttttATCTTCAAAATCAGGATAATAACATTAGGCTCCTGTGTTTATCAAGTATTCTGAACTCCCTGAATGAAAACAAGACATTCATTTTCATCATATACATTTAGCCTACTAGAGGGCACTAGACAAATAAATGAAGTTTATGGTAACATCCTACAAATTCTACTATGCTGAATTTAcatagtaacttttttttctacAAACTCCTATTATGTATGAAATATTAATGGTCAAGTGGGAAAATACAGACCCATACAGattttaagtgacttgcccaagatcaactAGCCAAcagataaacaatgaaaataGCTGTGTCTGGAATCCAGTTCATCTAACTTCTAATTCAGTGGTTTCCAAATCCAGGTgatcatcagaatcacctgagagggtttgttgttgtttttgaaaatACAGACCCAAGGCACCACCATTTAGAAAtgctgattcaggaggtctggggtggggtTTGACAACGTTTTAATAAACAGTTCCTCGGTGATGCTGATACATCAGCCAGTTAACAGGAACTTTTGAGCTGGACTATTTAATCTATCCCCTTTACCCTCTTACTCCCAATGAAACATAAAAATAcccattttcattctcattttgtgCTTGGTGGGTTTATCACAGATTTATTTACTGAAAATATTCTCTAAGTTTCTAATAGTGTAAATCAAGACAAGATTATTAAGTTTATTCTGAAAAGATATTTGAAACTATATGAACATGCTTTACAATCAGAGAGGTGATAGAAGGGCAGAGGTTAAGACCATGATTCTGgaactacactgccagggtttaaATTCAGACTCTGAAGCTTCTTAGCTAGGTATCACTGAGGAAATTACTTCTCGTCTCATTatcccagtttcttcatctataaaacaggagCACCAGCCACATGGGGTATCttgggaattaaatgagataagacaCACAAAAGCCCAGAAGAGCATCTGGCCCATAGTAAGCAACACAgctttagctattattattggtAGCAATCATAGGAATGACCATATCGGTCTTCCTAAGCACCATACACGTAAAGCACTGGATGAGGTACCTGAGATACAGTAGTAAGGAAGACGTAA
This is a stretch of genomic DNA from Elephas maximus indicus isolate mEleMax1 chromosome 1, mEleMax1 primary haplotype, whole genome shotgun sequence. It encodes these proteins:
- the USP45 gene encoding ubiquitin carboxyl-terminal hydrolase 45 isoform X2; translated protein: MMKREKKSEVSMMKDPFIDISLPIIEERVSKPVLLGRMSKYRSSQETDHGQYSGTVTIENTHHQPKATKKHPSPKDKNQVLHDRKHIRKLSSGEEKNVVMYPKNENLGMNGDSSVSLASITNTESTLNESPTDGSEKEASHSESSVDADSEASESEGASKQTVLFRPGNVSCVHRDGPTHHLSASELPYTKETDSGHEGMADAISELRLSNTVSGDRDLDKENQPLNIPHNLCFSEKHMISHSPQNAFQTLSQSYVTTSKECSIQSCLYQFTSMELLMGNNKLLCENCTEKKQKYQKETSSAEKKAEGVYTNARKQLLISAVPAILILHLKRFQQAGWSLRKVNRHVDFPLMLDLAPFCSATCKNVSVGDKVLYGLYGVVEHSGSMKGGHYTAYVKVRTPSKILPEHITGKKNVPGLKESESESTGQWVHVSDTYVQVVPESRALSAQAYLLFYERIL